A section of the Glandiceps talaboti chromosome 8, keGlaTala1.1, whole genome shotgun sequence genome encodes:
- the LOC144439255 gene encoding monocarboxylate transporter 13-like: MEQYNELERMEIQTSSTYRSRPRARSLLQIIRGGGWGLMIVLSAGTTDALISTFGYGMSPLFLELRSQFKSTAEETSWVLSLQYISFVFAFIGTFLARAIGARKTVMISGAVAAIGTFVSSFATSIYFLYVTLGLVTGLGFAGSYSPAQVTNKKYFPKEKEFDLVNRIAMLVPGVALFIFPPITQACVDQFGWRGALLVESAVIANLCVCGALLRPVSKNLRSREEEIELRETATNVPESRREQKQSLSKRFSALCCSPIFVMYLISVLFVALTVSGATMHLQSRATEAQVGTLQQTAFLVSISGICSLVGRFFSIFLGNWLKFSCITTYILSVFVIGIACFIPQLAYTYTGFAILSGLLGLGSGMCFSVFFSCASYLVSPEKQTTNQQLDAEVDQVEAKAEVDDSFAMVMLFFGIGLVIGAPVAGRVYDATNNYDYAYFVFGAFGLLSGVILVPGYIWTKVNKKRKGKEDETQNVEEE, encoded by the exons ATGGAACAGTACAACGAGCTCGAGAGGATGGAAATTCAAACTAGTTCCACATACAGATCTAGACCACGTGCACGTAGCCTTCTGCAGATTATTCGTGGTGGAGGTTGGGGTTTGATGATCGTTCTGTCGGCTGGCACAACCGATGCTCTCATTTCAACATTTGGATATGGGATGAGTCCTCTTTTCCTGGAACTTAGAAGTCAGTTCAAGTCAACAGCAGAGGAAACGTCATGGGTTTTATCATTGCAGTATATATCCTTCGTTTTCG cGTTTATTGGCACATTTTTAGCTCGTGCTATTGGAGCTCGTAAAACAGTGATGATATCTGGAGCTGTGGCAGCCATTGGAACATTCGTTAGTTCGTTTGCTACAAGTATATACTTTCTTTATGTAACTCTCGGGCTGGTAACAG GACTGGGTTTTGCAGGCAGTTACTCACCAGCCCAAGTCACCAATAAGAAGTATTTTCCGAAGGAGAAAGAGTTTGACCTAGTCAACCGAATCGCCATGTTAGTGCCTGGTGTAGCACTTTTTATATTTCCACCAATAACACAAGCCTGTGTTGACCAGTTTGGTTGGCGTGGAGCTTTACTAGTTGAGTCTGCAGTCATCGccaatctgtgtgtgtgtggagccCTCTTGAGGCCCGTTAGTAAGAACTTGAGATCAAGGGAAGAAGAAATTGAATTAAGAGAAACAGCGACTAATGTCCCAGAAAGTCGCAGAGAGCAAAAACAGTCGTTGAGTAAACGCTTTTCTGCATTATGCTGCTCACCGATATTTGTCATGTACCTCATTTCTGTACTGTTTGTTGCACTCACCGTCAGTGGAGCGACGATGCATTTACAATCACGGGCAACTGAAGCTCAAGTTGGCACTTTGCAGCAAACTGCATTTCTTGTGTCTATAAGTGGAATATGTAGCTTAGTTGGCAGATTTTTTAGTATTTTCCTCGGGAATTGGTTGAAATTTTCCTGCATCACGACGTATATATTGAGTGTTTTCGTTATTGGCATTGCTTGTTTTATACCCCAACTTGCATATACGTACACAGGCTTTGCTATTTTGAGTGGGCTCCTTGGTTTAGGTTCAGGGATGTGTTTTTCTGTGTTCTTTTCTTGTGCTTCCTATCTGGTTAGCCCTGAGAAACAAACTACTAATCAGCAACTCGACGCTGAAGTTGATCAAGTTGAAGCTAAGGCTGAAGTTGATGATTCTTTCGCTATGGTGATGCTTTTCTTTGGGATTGGTTTGGTCATCGGGGCACCCGTTGCAG GACGAGTTTATGACGCCACCAACAACTATGACTACGCCTATTTCGTATTTGGAGCATTTGGTCTGCTGAGTGGAGTCATCCTCGTTCCGGGATATATTTGGACCAAAGTAAATAAGAAAAGGAAAGGGAAAGAAGACGAGACACAAAATGTTGAAGAAGAATAA